In Clostridia bacterium, the genomic stretch AGCGCGAAGCTTTTTTCATAATACCCCGACGTCTTCGGTATAAGCACGTCGAAGCGGCGCCATGCGCCATTTTTATAGATGATTTTCGTTATTACGCCGCTTTTTGTCTGCGCTATTATAAAAACGGCGCCGCTTTCGCTCATGCATACGTCGATAGAGCCTTTCGCGTTTTTAAAAAGCGATTTTTGAGCGCCGTCCTTTAGGGGCGGCTTTCTTATCGTTATGCCTGTGTGCAAAGACACATAAAGCGCAAGATCGCCGTCGGTATGGCTTATGTGAAATTCCCTCTCCAATTTTATCGCTCCCTTCGCACAGTATACATAATATGCGCATGCGCGCGCTTCAATCACCAAAATGCTCATATCGCATAAAATATACTGTGGCGAACGAACAACCGTATCGCCCGAAAGATTATTTTTACAGGAGGAAATCATGGCTGCAAGAAACGAGACTGCGCGGGCGGTACGTGAAGCCGTATGTATCGACACAAAGCGCATATACGACTCCTGCCGCGACCGCGACTGTCTGAGGGATCTGCCCGTATATTTCCCCAGATGCACGATACCCGTTATAAACAGGGCCCAAAGTGTGCGCGCAAAGGGGATAGAGCTTATATGGGCGGATATCGACACGGAGGCGATATCCTTCAACAGGGGATATTATTCCGTAAGCATACGCTATTATTTCAGAATAACGCTTGACGTATTCACGGGGATGGGACAGTCGGTAAGCGTTTCGGGCGTGGCAACGGCCGACAAGACGGCTATACTTTTCGGCTCGGAGGGCTCCGCCAGAACATTCAGCTCGAAGTATACGGCGGGCGACAGCGACAGCGCCCAAAGGCAGACCGACAATCTGCCGGAGGCAAGCGTTGAAACGGTAGACCCGATGATACTTCAGGCGCGCATAGCCGATACCGCGTCCGAGGGGGACGATTGCTGCTGCTGTTGCTGCTTCGACGCGCAGAGACTGCCCGGATGCGTTTCGGGCGTGTTTGAGGATGAGATAACGCCCGAAGCCGACAGACAGGTGCTTGTTACGATAGGTATTTTCTCGATAATAAGGCTTTCGAGAAAGGTGCAGATCCTTATACCCGTTTACGATTTCTGCATACCCCAAAGAGACTGCGAGGGTGCGGCTGCCGGTACAGAACAGGATCCGTGCGAGCTGTTTTCGCAGTTCGGCTTCCCCATGGACGACTTTTTCCCTCCGAACAGAAGCGCGTTCGAGGACAACTGCTGCTGCGACTGAAAAAAGAGACGCGAAGCTTTGCATTGAAACGAGAAAGAAACGGCGCGGAATTGGCTCCCGCGCCGTTTCGGCATATTTTTATGCAGGCGTTCCGTATTCTCATGCACCTGCCTCTCACGCGAGGCGGGGCGGGCGTTATAGAACCAAGGTTCTAAGGTTCCTTTTCAAGTTTTCTTCCCTTGCTTTGAAAGCAAGTAAGAACCTTAAAACTCAGTTTTAAGAATTTGATCCCCCTGCCGGGGGGCCTACTTTTCACAAAAGCAGCGCTTTTGTGAAAGAAACGGCGCGAACACAATGTCCGCGCCGTTTCGGCGTAAAAGGGCGCCCCAGCCTTTCGGCCGGGGCGTATTATATGCAGGCAAAGCCTGCGGTGAGGGGGAAGCGTTAATGTTCAATGTCCGAAAGCGTGGCGCTGTTTGCGTATACTGTCACGGAATATTCTGTGTTCGGTTCGTAGCGGTAGATCTCTTTATGCTTTAAGTCTTCAAGTACGTCGCTTATCTGCGCGCTTCCGAATACGGAGAAAAGCGTGCTGCGGTAAGGATAAGTGTAAACCGTCACATCGGCGCAGAGCACATACTGCCCATCCTCAGGGTAGATCTTTTGCCCTACGGTCACGTCTTCTTCCGCATACGGCGAAGTATCGTCGTATGTCTCCTCTTCATAATAGACGTATTCGTCTTTTTGGCCGTAATCGTAATAATAATACCGCCCGAGCGTGCTGTCGTAGCCGAAATCGTCCTTTCTTTCGCCCGAAACGAGAAGATACTCCTCAGAGGCGGTCCCGCATCCCATATAGCTGCTTTGGCTGCTGATTTCCACTATAAGAAGGTCGTTTTGTATTTTGTCGTCTTCTACGAATGAAAAGGCGGCTTCGTTTTGCGCGCCGGGATCATATATTTCGGGCATTATGCGTATACTTCGGATGCCTGCGCTTTTCGGAAGCGATATTTCATATCTTTCGGTATTAACGGACGCGCCGCTTTCTTCAATGGTCTTTGCGCCCTTATATACGTAGCTTCCGAATTCTATCACGGTAACGCCCGCGCCTATACCTACGAGAAGTATGCCTATAATGAACATGACGAGAAGCTTTTTATACGTCATGCCTCACACCTCCTTTGACTGCGCGGGGGCGGCCTTTTCTTTTGGCTGCTTTTTTCCGAAAAGCGCCTTGAATACCGCCCAGATGAGCGAAAGAAGGCAGAGCGTGCAGCCGAGCGCGATGAGCATTATGCCTATTATCCCGAAGCCCTGCACGACTAGCGCGATGCTTGCGCCGAGCCCCGCGACGGCGGCCACTGCGATAATGATAACGGGTATCATGATAATAACGACGACGATTTTAAGTATAACGCCGAGCACCGACCCGAAAACATGCGCCGCGGAAGGGGAGGAGCCCTTTTCGGAAGCGGCGCTCGCGCCTGCGCCGTCAGGCGTCCTGTTTTGCCATGTAAAGCCGTGATAGCGCGGTTTTTCGCCGTTTTTCGCCTTTTCGCCGTTTTCTTTATTCGTTTCGCTTTCGCCGCTTGCTTCGTAAGGCTCGTTATTCATTCCGCGCACGAAATCGCGCGCCTCCTTTTCACCCGTGTATTTGTCGCTTGCGACGCGCTGAAAGAAAAAGTAAAGCGCGTAGCATACTACGGCGATATATATCACGTTTATAAGCACGGCCATGATAACGCCTATCATGCTGCCGAAGGAGTAGGGCAGCGATCGGAACGCGCCCATCGAAACAGCGGTGAGAAGCCCCGCCGGTATCCGCAGCAGCACGAGCAATATGATGAGCAGAATGAACTTTATAACTATGCCGAATATCTGCTTCGCGTTCTTTTTTGACAGCGAATCGGCCGTGCGGTTCATCCAATCGGTAAGGCGCGACACCTTATCCGCCACCTTTTTTTCAAACGTGTGCTCCTGTTCTTTGTTTTGGCTTGCGTAATCCGGATCGAGATCATAGGCCCTGAGTATCTCGCGCGCAAGCTCGTCCAAGTCTCCGAAATCGGCGATGGCGTCTTCTTCGCTTTGGCCTTCGGCCGTCTTCATGTCGATATGCTGGGAGTATTCGTATATTATATCGTCGCGCTCCTTCTTGCTTAATACCAAAAGCCTGTCGGAAAGACGCTTTAAGAATTCATCTTTTTTCAATGCTTATACACCTCCTTGGTTTAATTGTCCGCTTTTATGAATTCATCAACTTTTTTATGGAATTTTATCCATTCTTCCTTAAGCTCGCGCTTTCGTTCGCGCCCGAGCGATGTAAGATGATAATATTTCCTGGGCGGGCCTTCGCTCGATTCTTTGAGATAAGTATCGAAATAGCGCTCGTTCGTGAGCCTTTTTAAAAGGGGATATATCGTCCCTTCGTTCACGTCGATTATTTTTGACACCTCGCTTACGAGCTCGTAGCCGTACATGTCCTTTTTGTCGAGCGACATAAGCACGACGAGCTCTAAAACGCCTTTCTTGAACTGTGTATTCACAACGCGATCACCTCCCGTTTACGCTGTTATTATAATCAAGGTATTATGCATTGTCAAGTACTAAGCATAAAAAAATACTGTAAAAATTTTAATACCGTGAATTTCCGTTCGCATATTGTTAAATAACGCGGAACATGGTAAAATAAAATGTAAAAATATACGAGGAGGCGATTATTTTGATCTCGA encodes the following:
- a CDS encoding PadR family transcriptional regulator, producing the protein MNTQFKKGVLELVVLMSLDKKDMYGYELVSEVSKIIDVNEGTIYPLLKRLTNERYFDTYLKESSEGPPRKYYHLTSLGRERKRELKEEWIKFHKKVDEFIKADN
- a CDS encoding DUF1700 domain-containing protein, producing MKKDEFLKRLSDRLLVLSKKERDDIIYEYSQHIDMKTAEGQSEEDAIADFGDLDELAREILRAYDLDPDYASQNKEQEHTFEKKVADKVSRLTDWMNRTADSLSKKNAKQIFGIVIKFILLIILLVLLRIPAGLLTAVSMGAFRSLPYSFGSMIGVIMAVLINVIYIAVVCYALYFFFQRVASDKYTGEKEARDFVRGMNNEPYEASGESETNKENGEKAKNGEKPRYHGFTWQNRTPDGAGASAASEKGSSPSAAHVFGSVLGVILKIVVVIIMIPVIIIAVAAVAGLGASIALVVQGFGIIGIMLIALGCTLCLLSLIWAVFKALFGKKQPKEKAAPAQSKEV